The following coding sequences lie in one Paramormyrops kingsleyae isolate MSU_618 chromosome 15, PKINGS_0.4, whole genome shotgun sequence genomic window:
- the LOC111860476 gene encoding midnolin-like isoform X2 yields MDQHPTARSCTSRGAPSCEAVPSEPSMNLYIHSTTGTRFELSLPLEETVEGLKRRLSQRLKVPKERLTLLHKETRLSTGKLQDLGISDGSRLTLVPTVEAGLMSQVSRPEQSVMQALESLTETQVSDFLSGRSPLTLALRVGDHMMFVQLQLAAQQSGGPQLQHRHVIARGGPEAAGASAAVPGNSGAHTNCSAKAPSNSSPPSTRSRKPGAIIESFVNHAPGVFSGTFSGTLHPNCQDSSGRPRRDIGTILQILNDLLSATRHYQGVPASLTQLRCQTQCGPPSPPPSPPTPGLAGLSARATSVPAASPAVLHPLVQCQSQIHMCKPSGDRLRQTENRATRCKVEQLQLLMQQKRLRRKARRDSRAPYPWLPNRKSGRSNSNSSVSSDGSLDLDFDDSVWKPDVKADMKSEFVVA; encoded by the exons ATGGACCAACATCCCACCGCCCGGAGCTGCACTAGTCGCGGAGCTCCGTCCTGCGAGGCCGTCCCAAGCGAGCCCTCCATGAATTTGTACATCCACTCCACCACCGGCACACGCTTTGAGCTCTCCCTTCCACTCGAAGAGACGGTGGAAGGACTGAAGAGGAGGCTTTCTCAAAGACTCAAAGTACCAAAAGAGAGACTTACTCTGCTGCACAAGGAAAC GAGGCTCAGTACAGGAAAACTGCAGGACTTGGGCATCTCTGATGGGAGTAGGCTTACCCTCGTACCAACTGTTGAAGCAGGCTTAATG TCCCAAGTATCAAGACCGGAGCAGTCTGTAATGCAAGCCTTGGAGAGTTTAACGGAAACTCAG GTCAGCGACTTCCTGTCGGGCCGCTCGCCGCTGACCCTGGCCCTGCGCGTCGGCGATCACATGATGTTCGTGCAGCTGCAACTGGCGGCTCAGCAGTCCGGCGGCCCGCAGCTGCAGCATCGGCACGTCATCGCCCGGGGGGGCCCCGAGGCTGCAGGGGCGTCCGCCGCAGTGCCCGGCAACAGCGGCGCACAC ACTAACTGCAGTGCCAAGGCCCCCAGCAATAgcagcccccccagcacacGGTCCCGCAAGCCGGGTGCCATCATCGAGAGCTTTGTCAACCACGCGCCCGGCGTTTTCTCAGGAACATTCTCTG GCACCCTGCACCCAAACTGCCAGGACAGCAGCGGGCGGCCGCGGCGGGATATTGGCACCATCCTGCAGATCCTCAATGACCTCCTGAGCGCCACCCGCCACTACCAGGGCGTGCCAGCCTCGCTGACGCAGCTGCGCTGCCAGACCCAGTGCGGGCCGCCCTCGCCGCCGCCCTCGCCCCCCACACCCGGGCTCGCCGGCCTCTCCGCCAGAGCTACCTCAGTGCCTGCTGCCAGCCCTGCCGTCCTGCACCCCCTGGTTCAGTGCCAGAGCCAGATCCACATGTGCAAACCCTCTG GCGACCGACTGCGGCAGACGGAGAACAGGGCCACACGCTGCAAGGTGGAGCAGCTGCAGCTGCTGATGCAGCAGAAGCGGCTGCGGAGGAAGGCGCGGCGGGACTCGCGCGCCCCCTACCCCTGGCTGCCCAACCGCAAGTCGGGCCGcagcaacagcaacagcagcGTGTCGAGCGACGGCTCCCTCGACCTGGACTTCGACGACTCCGTGTGGAAGCCCGACGTCAAAGCCGACATGAAGTCAGAGTTCGTCGTGGCGTGA
- the LOC111860476 gene encoding midnolin-like isoform X1 produces the protein MDQHPTARSCTSRGAPSCEAVPSEPSMNLYIHSTTGTRFELSLPLEETVEGLKRRLSQRLKVPKERLTLLHKETRLSTGKLQDLGISDGSRLTLVPTVEAGLMSQVSRPEQSVMQALESLTETQVSDFLSGRSPLTLALRVGDHMMFVQLQLAAQQSGGPQLQHRHVIARGGPEAAGASAAVPGNSGAHVRLPQQPYPHPQAHPPTLPHAPHLHPTPVSLVSPSAFPASSPVQAMPPAYPSSSAGQCSPPPRLSPPPNGLLRSHLPPAASSSPVTPCPETNCSAKAPSNSSPPSTRSRKPGAIIESFVNHAPGVFSGTFSGTLHPNCQDSSGRPRRDIGTILQILNDLLSATRHYQGVPASLTQLRCQTQCGPPSPPPSPPTPGLAGLSARATSVPAASPAVLHPLVQCQSQIHMCKPSGDRLRQTENRATRCKVEQLQLLMQQKRLRRKARRDSRAPYPWLPNRKSGRSNSNSSVSSDGSLDLDFDDSVWKPDVKADMKSEFVVA, from the exons ATGGACCAACATCCCACCGCCCGGAGCTGCACTAGTCGCGGAGCTCCGTCCTGCGAGGCCGTCCCAAGCGAGCCCTCCATGAATTTGTACATCCACTCCACCACCGGCACACGCTTTGAGCTCTCCCTTCCACTCGAAGAGACGGTGGAAGGACTGAAGAGGAGGCTTTCTCAAAGACTCAAAGTACCAAAAGAGAGACTTACTCTGCTGCACAAGGAAAC GAGGCTCAGTACAGGAAAACTGCAGGACTTGGGCATCTCTGATGGGAGTAGGCTTACCCTCGTACCAACTGTTGAAGCAGGCTTAATG TCCCAAGTATCAAGACCGGAGCAGTCTGTAATGCAAGCCTTGGAGAGTTTAACGGAAACTCAG GTCAGCGACTTCCTGTCGGGCCGCTCGCCGCTGACCCTGGCCCTGCGCGTCGGCGATCACATGATGTTCGTGCAGCTGCAACTGGCGGCTCAGCAGTCCGGCGGCCCGCAGCTGCAGCATCGGCACGTCATCGCCCGGGGGGGCCCCGAGGCTGCAGGGGCGTCCGCCGCAGTGCCCGGCAACAGCGGCGCACACGTGCGGCTCCCACAGCAGCCCTACCCCCACCCGCAGgcgcacccccccaccctcccacatGCCCCCCACCTTCACCCGACCCCCGTCTCCTTGGTCAGCCCCTCTGCCTTCCCCGCTTCCAGCCCGGTGCAGGCCATGCCCCCTGCCTACCCTTCATCCTCTGCCGGCCAGTGCAGTCCCCCTCCCCGGCTCTCACCTCCCCCCAACGGACTCCTCCGCTCTCACCTCCCCCCGGCTGCGAGCTCCAGCCCCGTCACACCCTGCCCTGAG ACTAACTGCAGTGCCAAGGCCCCCAGCAATAgcagcccccccagcacacGGTCCCGCAAGCCGGGTGCCATCATCGAGAGCTTTGTCAACCACGCGCCCGGCGTTTTCTCAGGAACATTCTCTG GCACCCTGCACCCAAACTGCCAGGACAGCAGCGGGCGGCCGCGGCGGGATATTGGCACCATCCTGCAGATCCTCAATGACCTCCTGAGCGCCACCCGCCACTACCAGGGCGTGCCAGCCTCGCTGACGCAGCTGCGCTGCCAGACCCAGTGCGGGCCGCCCTCGCCGCCGCCCTCGCCCCCCACACCCGGGCTCGCCGGCCTCTCCGCCAGAGCTACCTCAGTGCCTGCTGCCAGCCCTGCCGTCCTGCACCCCCTGGTTCAGTGCCAGAGCCAGATCCACATGTGCAAACCCTCTG GCGACCGACTGCGGCAGACGGAGAACAGGGCCACACGCTGCAAGGTGGAGCAGCTGCAGCTGCTGATGCAGCAGAAGCGGCTGCGGAGGAAGGCGCGGCGGGACTCGCGCGCCCCCTACCCCTGGCTGCCCAACCGCAAGTCGGGCCGcagcaacagcaacagcagcGTGTCGAGCGACGGCTCCCTCGACCTGGACTTCGACGACTCCGTGTGGAAGCCCGACGTCAAAGCCGACATGAAGTCAGAGTTCGTCGTGGCGTGA